A window of the Cannabis sativa cultivar Pink pepper isolate KNU-18-1 chromosome X, ASM2916894v1, whole genome shotgun sequence genome harbors these coding sequences:
- the LOC115702588 gene encoding histidine-containing phosphotransfer protein 4: MNKNQLQRQVALMRSSLIEQGYLDEQQFLQLEDLQDDANPNFVEEIVTLFYKDSHRLFHNIEQALKSKPIDFTKLDNYMHQFRGSNSSIGAMKVKNECNQFKEFCLAGNAEGCIRAFQRVKQEHETLRMQLETYFKLRRQAGLAQTV; encoded by the exons ATGAACAAAAATCAGCTACAACGTCAGGTTGCTCTAATGAGGAGCTCTCTCATTGAACAG GGGTACCTGGATGAGCAGCAATTTCTTCAACTGGAGGATTTGCAAGACGACGCTAACCCAAATTTTGTAGAGGAAATTGTGACACTCTTCTACAAAGACTCACACAGACTTTTCCACAACATAGAACAAGCACT gaaaagcaAACCTATCGACTTCACTAAGCTGGATAATTATATGCACCAATTCAGGGGTAGTAACTCCAG CATTGGAGCTATGAAGGTCAAGAATGAATGCAATCAATTTAAAGAATTTTGTTTGGCAGGAAACGCTGAAGG ATGCATAAGGGCTTTTCAAAGAGTGAAACAAGAGCATGAGACTCTAAGGATGCAGCTCGAAACTTATTTTAAG TTGAGAAGGCAAGCTGGACTGGCGCAGActgtttaa